The following coding sequences are from one Arthrobacter sp. PvP023 window:
- a CDS encoding acetylxylan esterase yields the protein MPLFDLPLEQLRNYTSGVTAPADLDAFWDRTISEAREYPLDAVFEPVDNYLTVIDTFDVTFAGFGGSRVKGWLHLPATRPADEPLPVVVQYVGYSGGRGLSNQDTKWAQAGYAHFIMDTRGQGYGGLLGHTADPHPSAGDVAHAGLMTRGVGSREDYYYRRVYVDAFRAVEAAQAHPAVDASRVVVAGVSQGGGITVAVAGLAAGRLDGVIAALPDVPFLQDFPRAIDITPRGPYPEIAAFLARHRDRYEPILAVLNYFDGVNLGRAATAPALFSAAQADDICPPSTVFASFNAYGTAAGNEAPAKEIEVYRFNNHEGGQEHQWNRQLEYLRKLLG from the coding sequence ATGCCCCTCTTCGACCTACCGCTTGAGCAGCTCCGTAACTACACTTCCGGCGTCACCGCACCCGCGGATCTTGACGCCTTCTGGGACCGCACCATCAGCGAAGCCCGGGAATACCCGCTGGACGCGGTCTTCGAACCCGTGGACAACTACCTGACGGTGATCGACACCTTCGACGTCACGTTCGCAGGCTTCGGCGGTTCCCGGGTGAAGGGCTGGCTGCACCTGCCGGCGACCAGGCCCGCGGACGAGCCGCTTCCCGTCGTCGTGCAGTACGTGGGGTATTCGGGCGGCCGCGGGCTGTCGAACCAGGACACCAAGTGGGCGCAGGCCGGCTACGCGCACTTCATCATGGATACCCGGGGGCAGGGCTACGGCGGACTCCTGGGCCACACGGCGGACCCGCATCCCTCCGCGGGCGATGTGGCGCACGCGGGACTCATGACCCGCGGTGTCGGAAGCCGCGAGGACTACTACTATCGCCGGGTCTACGTGGACGCCTTCCGTGCGGTGGAAGCGGCGCAGGCCCATCCCGCCGTCGATGCCTCACGGGTTGTGGTGGCGGGAGTCAGCCAGGGCGGCGGTATCACCGTTGCCGTGGCCGGCCTCGCAGCCGGGAGGCTCGACGGCGTGATCGCGGCGCTGCCGGATGTGCCGTTCCTGCAGGACTTTCCCCGCGCCATCGACATCACGCCGCGCGGGCCCTATCCCGAAATCGCCGCGTTCTTGGCCCGCCACCGCGACCGCTACGAGCCGATCCTGGCCGTGCTGAACTACTTCGACGGCGTCAATCTGGGACGGGCGGCAACGGCCCCGGCGCTGTTCTCGGCCGCGCAGGCGGATGACATCTGCCCGCCGTCGACGGTCTTTGCCAGCTTCAATGCCTACGGAACAGCCGCTGGAAACGAGGCTCCGGCGAAGGAGATCGAGGTGTACCGCTTCAACAACCACGAGGGCGGCCAGGAACACCAGTGGAACCGCCAGCTGGAGTACCTGCGCAAGCTGCTCGGCTGA
- a CDS encoding 3-deoxy-7-phosphoheptulonate synthase has protein sequence MSTAAATETQPSTSPETKGSPEGPASAQKSTSNLRVSEFQALPSPQDMIAELPLDARVADVVERGRDEVRAIMDGVDDRLLVIVGPCSIHDPKAGLEYARRLVSQAEKHKEDLLIVMRTYFEKPRTTVGWKGLINDPHLDGSHDIATGLRAARQFLKQVTSLGLPTATEFLEPISPQYMADLVSWGAIGARTTESQIHRQLASGLSMPIGFKNGTDGDLQVAVDACSAAAASQAFLGIDGDGRAALVATAGNPDTHVILRGGRKGPNYSAADVEAASAKLAGKQLNPRLIVDASHANSGKSHHRQAEVALEIGAQLEDGGAAAAAIAGVMLESFLVGGAQNLDVADHAAGTDALVYGQSVTDACMEWDVTASVLGQLAASARKRRGALEG, from the coding sequence ATGAGCACCGCAGCAGCCACCGAAACACAGCCTTCCACTTCCCCGGAAACCAAAGGTTCCCCGGAAGGCCCTGCGTCCGCGCAGAAATCCACCTCGAACCTGCGCGTCAGCGAATTCCAGGCCCTGCCGTCGCCCCAGGACATGATCGCTGAACTGCCGCTGGACGCCCGGGTGGCAGACGTCGTCGAACGCGGCAGGGACGAAGTCCGGGCCATCATGGACGGCGTGGACGACCGCCTGCTGGTGATCGTGGGACCCTGCTCCATCCACGACCCCAAGGCCGGCCTGGAATACGCCCGCCGGCTGGTGAGCCAGGCGGAGAAGCACAAGGAAGACCTGCTGATCGTCATGCGGACCTACTTCGAGAAGCCGCGCACCACGGTGGGCTGGAAGGGCCTCATCAATGATCCCCACCTGGATGGCAGCCATGACATCGCCACCGGACTGCGTGCCGCCCGCCAGTTCCTGAAGCAGGTCACGTCGCTGGGCCTTCCCACGGCCACGGAGTTCCTGGAACCAATCAGCCCGCAGTACATGGCAGACCTCGTCTCCTGGGGCGCCATCGGTGCCCGCACCACCGAAAGCCAGATCCACCGCCAGCTGGCCTCCGGACTGTCCATGCCCATTGGATTCAAGAACGGGACCGACGGCGACCTCCAGGTTGCGGTCGATGCCTGCAGCGCCGCCGCGGCATCCCAGGCCTTCCTGGGGATCGACGGCGATGGCCGGGCCGCACTCGTGGCCACCGCCGGCAACCCGGACACACACGTGATCCTCCGCGGCGGACGCAAGGGCCCCAACTACTCCGCGGCGGACGTCGAAGCGGCCTCGGCGAAACTGGCCGGCAAGCAGCTCAACCCCCGGCTGATCGTGGACGCCAGCCACGCCAACAGCGGCAAGAGCCACCACCGCCAGGCCGAGGTGGCGCTCGAAATCGGCGCGCAGCTGGAAGACGGCGGAGCGGCGGCCGCGGCGATTGCCGGCGTCATGCTGGAGAGCTTCCTCGTGGGCGGGGCGCAGAACCTCGATGTGGCCGACCACGCGGCCGGCACTGACGCACTGGTCTACGGCCAGAGCGTGACGGATGCCTGCATGGAATGGGACGTCACGGCGTCGGTGCTGGGCCAGCTGGCAGCATCCGCGCGCAAGCGGCGTGGCGCGCTGGAGGGCTGA
- a CDS encoding helix-turn-helix domain-containing protein encodes MSAESNFSNAQFLTVAEVAELMRVSKMTVYRLVHSGEMPAVRFGRSFRVPESAVEQYVKGAVVEGQSDTA; translated from the coding sequence ATGTCCGCAGAGTCGAACTTCTCGAACGCTCAGTTCTTGACTGTGGCCGAAGTGGCCGAGCTCATGCGCGTTTCCAAAATGACCGTGTACCGCCTTGTCCATTCCGGAGAGATGCCGGCCGTCCGCTTCGGCCGGTCCTTCCGGGTGCCGGAGTCCGCCGTCGAACAGTACGTCAAGGGTGCTGTCGTGGAAGGCCAGTCGGACACCGCCTGA
- a CDS encoding 30S ribosomal protein bS22, whose translation MGSVIKKRRKRMAKKKHRKLLRKTRHQRRNKK comes from the coding sequence GTGGGTTCAGTTATTAAGAAGCGTCGCAAGCGTATGGCCAAGAAGAAGCACCGCAAGTTGCTTCGTAAGACCCGCCACCAGCGCCGTAACAAGAAGTAG
- a CDS encoding HAD family phosphatase, with protein sequence MPEEKYVAVVRQPAGALQHGEAAFFDVDNTLMKGASLFHVARKMHQRGAFTLPQAAGMAWKQFKFVLRGENMDDVHAVRDSALTLAAGITVEDIKALGEEVFDEMIESRIWPGTKALAQQHLRVGRMVWLVTATPIEVATVISTRLGLTGALGTVGEIENGAYTGRLVGDILHGQAKAVAVQGIADAEGLDLQRCWAYSDSHNDIPLLSMVGHPVAINPDSRLRRHARENNWPVYDFRSGRRAATLGLKAATVGGAVYGLWRGFTRFRGPTV encoded by the coding sequence ATGCCCGAGGAGAAGTACGTCGCCGTAGTCCGGCAGCCGGCCGGTGCGTTGCAGCACGGCGAGGCTGCCTTCTTCGACGTCGATAACACCCTCATGAAGGGCGCCAGCCTCTTCCACGTAGCCCGGAAAATGCATCAGCGCGGCGCGTTCACCCTGCCGCAGGCGGCCGGGATGGCCTGGAAGCAGTTCAAGTTCGTCCTCCGCGGCGAGAACATGGATGACGTCCACGCGGTCCGGGACTCGGCCTTGACGCTGGCTGCCGGAATCACGGTGGAGGACATCAAGGCCCTCGGCGAAGAAGTCTTCGACGAAATGATTGAGTCCAGGATCTGGCCCGGCACCAAGGCACTGGCCCAGCAGCACCTCCGTGTGGGGCGCATGGTGTGGCTGGTGACCGCTACCCCCATCGAGGTGGCCACGGTGATTTCCACCCGGCTGGGCCTGACCGGTGCCCTGGGAACAGTGGGCGAGATCGAGAACGGTGCCTACACCGGCCGGCTGGTGGGCGACATCCTGCACGGCCAGGCCAAAGCGGTGGCTGTCCAAGGCATTGCTGATGCCGAGGGCCTGGACCTCCAACGGTGCTGGGCCTACAGCGATTCGCACAATGACATCCCGCTGCTAAGCATGGTGGGCCATCCCGTGGCCATCAACCCCGACTCCCGGCTCCGCCGCCACGCCCGCGAAAACAACTGGCCGGTGTACGACTTCCGCTCGGGACGCCGCGCCGCCACGCTCGGACTGAAGGCGGCCACGGTTGGCGGGGCCGTGTACGGCCTCTGGAGGGGCTTCACGCGCTTCCGCGGCCCCACGGTCTAG
- a CDS encoding glutaredoxin family protein, protein MAKPDVVLITKADCHLCEAARDAVERVTAALGLEWTEQLVDNHPELRERYAEEIPVVLVDGIQRDFWKIDETRLERILRQAAAK, encoded by the coding sequence ATGGCAAAACCCGACGTCGTCCTCATCACCAAAGCTGACTGCCACCTGTGCGAGGCGGCGCGCGACGCCGTCGAACGGGTCACTGCCGCCCTGGGACTTGAGTGGACGGAACAACTGGTGGACAACCATCCGGAGCTGCGCGAGCGTTACGCCGAAGAGATCCCCGTGGTCCTGGTGGACGGGATCCAGCGTGACTTCTGGAAGATCGACGAAACCCGCCTTGAGCGGATCCTTCGCCAGGCTGCGGCCAAATAG
- a CDS encoding redox-sensing transcriptional repressor Rex, whose product MTSLDSSPEAVHGDSGTAAKQIPPAAVARLTIYLRALTTMLAEGVERVSSESLAEASGVSSSTLRKDLSHVGSYGTRGVGYEVQYLSRNISAALGLTRDWKVAIVGAGNLGKALARYGGFESRGFDVVAIFDADQMVVGNEVGWLRVSDVADLEPVLQRTGANMVVLALPAAVAQGVCDRVIAAGVRSILSFAPVMLQVPPGVNLRKVDMATELQILAYHAQRIQAPEDGE is encoded by the coding sequence GTGACTTCGCTGGATTCATCCCCCGAGGCTGTTCACGGGGACAGCGGAACTGCGGCCAAGCAGATTCCGCCCGCGGCCGTGGCACGGCTGACCATCTATTTGCGCGCCCTCACCACCATGCTGGCCGAAGGCGTCGAACGCGTCTCCTCAGAGTCCCTGGCCGAAGCCTCCGGCGTCAGCTCGTCCACCCTCCGGAAAGACCTCTCGCATGTGGGGTCCTACGGCACCCGAGGCGTTGGCTACGAAGTGCAGTACCTCAGCCGCAACATCTCCGCCGCGCTCGGGCTCACCCGCGACTGGAAAGTGGCAATCGTGGGCGCCGGCAACCTCGGCAAGGCGCTTGCGCGGTACGGCGGCTTCGAATCGCGCGGATTCGACGTCGTGGCCATTTTCGATGCAGACCAGATGGTGGTGGGCAACGAGGTGGGCTGGCTGCGGGTCAGTGACGTCGCGGACCTCGAACCGGTCCTCCAGCGGACCGGCGCCAACATGGTGGTGCTGGCGCTGCCTGCCGCCGTGGCGCAGGGCGTGTGCGACCGCGTCATCGCCGCAGGAGTGCGGAGCATCCTCAGCTTTGCGCCGGTCATGCTCCAGGTCCCGCCGGGCGTGAACCTGCGCAAGGTGGACATGGCCACCGAGCTGCAGATCCTGGCCTACCACGCCCAGCGGATCCAGGCCCCGGAGGACGGGGAGTAG